A window of the Corythoichthys intestinalis isolate RoL2023-P3 chromosome 6, ASM3026506v1, whole genome shotgun sequence genome harbors these coding sequences:
- the LOC130917371 gene encoding optic atrophy 3 protein homolog, translated as MGSNGVTGRSAPTSTHFRPKMVVGAFPIAKLLYLGVKQLSKPVANRIKAGARRSEFFKNYICLPPAQLYHWIEMRTKMRIMGFRGANIKPLNEDAAAELGAELLGETLIFLVGGGCMVLEYTRQSANSRRKEDELDQTLNHLQTQIAELTFTTETLSAQLREVNRQLVSFPTPSKK; from the exons ATGGGTTCTAATGGTGTGACGGG GCGCTCCGCCCCTACTTCAACGCACTTCCGCCCCAAGATGGTCGTCGGCGCCTTCCCAATCGCCAAGCTCCTGTATCTCGGAGTAAAGCAGCTGAGCAAACCCGTAGCCAACCGGATAAAAGCCGGGGCTCGGAGAAGCGAGTTTTTCAAGAATTATATATGTCTGCCGCCGGCACAAC TGTACCACTGGATTGAGATGAGAACCAAGATGCGCATCATGGGCTTCCGGGGGGCTAACATTAAGCCGCTGAATGAGGACGCGGCTGCAGAGCTGGGTGCCGAGCTGCTAGGTGAGACGCTGATCTTCCTGGTGGGCGGCGGTTGCATGGTGTTGGAGTACACCAGGCAGTCGGCCAACTCTCGTCGCAAGGAGGACGAGCTCGACCAGACGCTCAACCATCTACAGACTCAAATTGCCGAGCTCACGTTTACCACAGAGACGCTAAGTGCTCAGCTAAGAGAGGTGAACAGACAGCTGGTCTCCTTCCCTACACCCTCAAAAAAGTGA